From Microbacterium pseudoresistens, the proteins below share one genomic window:
- a CDS encoding heme oxygenase (biliverdin-producing), with product MADIISFSAALRERSSGSHSRSEHAGFMSDLLKGEGSREDYISLVAQHYFIYEALESAAERMRTDPVASVFLSDALTRLPALESDLEFLIGPDWRERIAPLPVTERYVARIREVGATWPGGFVAHHYTRYLGDLSGGLFIGRVMQRRFGFETNGIGFYVFDDIADPGAFKDVYREQLDAAPWDQAERERVIDEVLRAYEFNTQLFQELDAVRGAA from the coding sequence ATGGCCGACATCATCTCGTTCTCCGCCGCCCTGCGCGAGCGCTCGTCCGGTTCGCACTCGCGCAGCGAGCACGCCGGCTTCATGTCCGACCTGCTCAAGGGCGAGGGATCGCGCGAAGACTACATCTCGCTCGTCGCGCAGCACTACTTCATCTACGAAGCGCTGGAATCGGCCGCCGAGCGGATGCGCACCGATCCCGTCGCATCGGTGTTCCTCAGCGACGCCCTCACCCGGCTTCCGGCGCTCGAGTCCGACCTCGAGTTCCTCATCGGGCCCGACTGGCGCGAGCGCATCGCGCCGCTTCCCGTCACCGAGCGCTACGTCGCGCGCATCCGCGAGGTCGGCGCCACCTGGCCCGGCGGTTTCGTCGCCCACCACTACACCCGCTACCTCGGTGACCTCTCGGGCGGTCTGTTCATCGGCCGGGTCATGCAGCGCCGCTTCGGCTTCGAGACCAACGGCATCGGCTTCTACGTCTTCGACGACATCGCCGACCCGGGCGCGTTCAAGGACGTGTACCGCGAGCAGCTCGACGCTGCGCCGTGGGATCAGGCCGAGCGCGAGCGCGTGATCGATGAGGTGCTGCGCGCCTACGAGTTCAACACGCAGCTGTTCCAGGAGCTCGACGCCGTCCGCGGCGCCGCCTGA
- a CDS encoding DUF2470 domain-containing protein, whose protein sequence is MPTAFSDEVVSAILRHMNDDHTDDNLLIVRAFGAPDATAATMTGLDGDGGDWRVEQPDAEPAKLRVPWPSGSITERPEVRREVVALYDAACARLGVEPRPH, encoded by the coding sequence ATGCCCACCGCCTTCTCCGACGAGGTCGTCTCCGCGATCCTCCGCCACATGAACGACGACCACACCGACGACAACCTGCTCATCGTGCGCGCCTTCGGCGCCCCGGATGCGACCGCCGCGACCATGACCGGGCTCGACGGAGACGGCGGCGACTGGCGCGTGGAACAGCCCGACGCGGAGCCGGCGAAGCTGCGCGTGCCGTGGCCGAGCGGATCGATCACCGAACGCCCGGAGGTGCGCCGCGAAGTGGTCGCGCTCTACGACGCCGCGTGCGCTCGCCTGGGCGTCGAGCCGCGCCCGCACTGA
- a CDS encoding serine hydrolase domain-containing protein produces MGVQVHASSSRRARRAAAAAVALALLLSGCTAEAAPAFTPKAQTEADLPADVQGQLQGVVEKAMAATGSSGAIVGVWVPWSGTWVAGLGTSDGSTPVTTDMAFRIGDVTRLMTCDVLYALADREIVSLDDPVTKYVNGVADLTSVSLLDLCNGAAGLGSSEPTLRPGWLTNPNRVWSAKEEASYGLERARVAPGTEYRDSDAGYLILGEALERATDKSAAELIRTYVTAPLGLDDTQLPSRAPAAPSTGPVLNGTYLPPGPEGAGLDCTAPIDVTVSSSSIGFTDSGVVSTIDDLGLYLQAEAAQALRIKDKPARFGSPLPAAADAPSWYQATGGAFLLGTMIGQHGWAPGYLTAGYSDPETGLTVAVVLNNANDMNGLVDLLARQLAAIASKAPAADGATAPEFALPFTAEQYDELITANAVCPLPQPEAEVPADEGEPASDEG; encoded by the coding sequence ATGGGGGTTCAGGTGCACGCTTCTTCCTCTCGCCGTGCGCGGCGCGCGGCGGCCGCAGCCGTCGCGCTCGCTCTTCTGCTCAGCGGATGCACGGCGGAGGCAGCCCCTGCCTTCACCCCCAAGGCCCAGACGGAGGCCGACCTGCCCGCCGATGTGCAGGGTCAACTGCAGGGCGTCGTCGAGAAGGCGATGGCCGCCACCGGGTCCTCCGGAGCGATCGTCGGGGTGTGGGTGCCGTGGAGCGGCACGTGGGTCGCGGGGCTGGGCACCTCCGACGGATCGACGCCCGTGACGACCGACATGGCCTTCCGCATCGGCGATGTGACGCGGCTGATGACGTGCGACGTGCTGTACGCGCTCGCCGACCGCGAGATCGTCTCGCTCGACGACCCGGTGACGAAGTACGTCAACGGCGTGGCCGACCTGACCAGCGTCTCCCTGCTCGATCTCTGCAACGGCGCCGCCGGCCTCGGCTCCTCGGAGCCGACCCTGCGCCCGGGATGGCTGACCAACCCGAACCGGGTGTGGTCGGCGAAGGAGGAGGCCAGCTACGGCCTCGAGCGCGCACGCGTGGCACCGGGCACGGAGTACCGCGACTCCGACGCCGGCTACCTGATCCTCGGTGAGGCACTGGAGCGCGCCACCGACAAGTCCGCGGCCGAGCTCATCCGCACCTATGTCACCGCTCCGCTCGGGCTGGACGACACCCAGCTCCCCTCCCGGGCGCCAGCGGCGCCGTCGACGGGTCCGGTGCTCAACGGCACTTATCTGCCTCCGGGGCCGGAGGGTGCGGGGCTGGATTGCACAGCGCCGATCGACGTGACGGTGAGCTCGTCGAGCATCGGCTTCACCGATTCGGGTGTCGTCTCCACGATCGACGACCTCGGCCTGTATCTGCAGGCGGAGGCGGCGCAGGCGCTGCGCATCAAGGACAAGCCGGCCCGGTTCGGCTCGCCGCTGCCCGCCGCCGCCGATGCGCCGTCGTGGTATCAGGCCACCGGCGGCGCCTTCCTGCTGGGCACCATGATCGGGCAGCACGGCTGGGCGCCCGGGTACCTCACCGCCGGTTACTCCGATCCGGAGACGGGTCTCACCGTCGCCGTCGTGCTGAACAACGCCAACGACATGAACGGGCTCGTCGACCTGCTCGCCCGCCAGCTCGCGGCCATCGCCTCCAAGGCGCCGGCTGCCGACGGGGCGACGGCGCCCGAGTTCGCCCTGCCGTTCACGGCCGAGCAGTACGACGAGCTCATCACCGCCAACGCTGTGTGCCCGCTGCCGCAGCCGGAGGCCGAGGTTCCGGCCGACGAGGGTGAGCCGGCGAGCGACGAGGGATAG
- a CDS encoding magnesium and cobalt transport protein CorA has translation MALIDNGIYVDGIRTENPTSLSETFELMHARGGMGWIGLYRPSEDEVRQVAAEFGLHELAVEDALRGHQRAKLERYGDTLFLVLRPARYLDDLEEVEFGELHVFVGKNFVVTIRHAESPGLKRVRERMENDRELLAGGPEAVLYAILDQVVDEYAPVIAGLSNDVDEIEAQLFVEGSDVSQRIYELSREVVEFQQATQPLREMTEALLRGSEKYAVDIELQRYLRDVLDHTIRIGDRASAFRTALDSALTVESTIVARRQNDEMKRMTEESIRQGDEMKKISSWAAILFAPTIVGGIYGMNFDTMPELKWYFGYPMAIGLMLAMGVALYVVFKKRDWL, from the coding sequence ATGGCGCTGATCGACAACGGCATCTATGTGGACGGCATCCGCACCGAGAACCCGACCTCGCTGTCGGAGACCTTCGAACTGATGCATGCCCGTGGCGGCATGGGATGGATCGGCCTGTACCGGCCCAGTGAAGACGAGGTGCGCCAGGTGGCCGCGGAGTTCGGTCTGCACGAGCTCGCGGTCGAAGACGCGTTGCGCGGGCACCAGCGGGCAAAGCTGGAGCGCTATGGCGACACGCTCTTCCTCGTGCTGCGCCCGGCCCGCTACCTCGACGACCTCGAAGAGGTGGAGTTCGGCGAGCTGCACGTGTTCGTCGGCAAGAACTTCGTCGTCACGATCCGGCACGCCGAATCCCCCGGCCTCAAGCGGGTGCGCGAGCGGATGGAGAACGACCGAGAGCTGCTCGCGGGCGGACCCGAGGCGGTTCTCTATGCGATCCTCGACCAGGTCGTCGACGAGTACGCCCCCGTGATCGCGGGCCTGTCGAACGACGTCGATGAGATCGAGGCTCAGCTGTTCGTCGAAGGATCCGACGTGTCGCAGCGCATCTACGAGCTCTCCCGCGAGGTGGTCGAGTTCCAGCAGGCCACGCAGCCGCTTCGCGAGATGACGGAGGCGCTCCTGCGCGGATCGGAGAAGTACGCCGTCGATATCGAGCTGCAGCGTTACCTGCGCGACGTGCTCGATCACACCATCCGCATCGGCGATCGCGCATCGGCCTTCCGCACCGCGCTGGACAGCGCGCTCACGGTGGAGTCGACGATCGTCGCGCGGCGGCAGAACGACGAGATGAAGAGGATGACCGAGGAGAGCATCCGCCAGGGCGACGAGATGAAGAAGATCTCCAGCTGGGCGGCCATCCTGTTCGCCCCGACGATCGTCGGCGGCATCTACGGCATGAACTTCGACACCATGCCGGAGCTGAAGTGGTACTTCGGATACCCGATGGCGATCGGGCTCATGCTCGCCATGGGTGTGGCGTTGTACGTCGTGTTCAAGAAGCGCGACTGGCTCTGA
- a CDS encoding YeiH family protein translates to MPPQTVRPPLLHAVGIRVPGLTMTVAIALVATVVGRLVPVLGSALPAVVIGLLVALVRKPGSLLAPGITFSSKFLLQLAVVLLGAQLSLSSIGRVGLESLPVMLSSLVVCLLAAWGVGRMLGVVRDLRTLIGVGTAICGASAIAAVAPVIAAAGADVAYAVSTIFLFNILAVALFPLLGHALGMDAHTFGLLAGTAVNDTSSVVAAAGVFGASALGFAVVVKLVRALMIIPVSIGLSVIEARRDAAGQPLTAGRIVRLVPWFLLGFLIVAVVNSLGVLPPPVHDGAVTASVFLIAVALAGIGLSIDVAALRRAGWRPLTLGAILWVLVTATTLAAIALTTR, encoded by the coding sequence ATGCCTCCGCAGACCGTCCGCCCTCCCCTGCTCCATGCCGTGGGCATCCGCGTCCCCGGCCTCACGATGACCGTGGCGATCGCCCTGGTGGCCACGGTCGTCGGACGTCTCGTCCCGGTGCTCGGCTCGGCTCTTCCGGCCGTGGTCATCGGGCTGCTCGTCGCGCTGGTGCGCAAGCCCGGTTCGCTGCTCGCCCCTGGGATCACCTTCTCCAGCAAGTTCCTGCTGCAGCTCGCCGTGGTGCTCCTCGGCGCGCAGCTGTCGCTGTCGAGCATCGGCCGGGTGGGCCTCGAATCGCTGCCCGTGATGCTCAGCTCGCTCGTCGTGTGCCTGCTCGCCGCCTGGGGAGTCGGACGGATGCTCGGCGTCGTGCGCGACCTGCGCACCCTGATCGGGGTGGGCACCGCGATCTGCGGCGCCTCGGCGATCGCCGCCGTCGCGCCCGTCATCGCCGCCGCGGGGGCCGACGTCGCCTACGCCGTCTCCACGATCTTCCTGTTCAACATCCTCGCCGTCGCGCTCTTCCCCCTCCTCGGGCACGCCCTCGGCATGGATGCGCACACGTTCGGCCTGCTCGCGGGCACGGCCGTGAACGACACGAGCTCGGTGGTCGCCGCGGCAGGAGTCTTCGGGGCATCGGCGCTCGGCTTCGCCGTGGTCGTCAAGCTCGTGCGCGCGCTGATGATCATCCCCGTGAGCATCGGACTGTCGGTGATCGAAGCACGGCGAGACGCGGCCGGGCAGCCGCTCACCGCGGGGCGCATCGTGCGACTCGTGCCCTGGTTCCTCCTCGGCTTCCTCATCGTCGCCGTCGTCAACTCGCTCGGTGTGCTCCCGCCGCCCGTGCACGACGGTGCCGTCACGGCGAGCGTCTTCCTCATCGCCGTGGCGCTGGCGGGAATCGGCCTGTCGATCGACGTCGCCGCGTTGCGCCGCGCAGGATGGCGCCCGCTGACCCTCGGCGCGATCCTCTGGGTGCTTGTCACCGCCACGACCCTCGCCGCGATCGCCCTGACCACGCGGTGA
- a CDS encoding LysR substrate-binding domain-containing protein, which translates to MDADETRTPAGLHSAGLHSAGLHSAGLHTAGDLPDIAALQLLTATVVCGSISAAARELGITQQSASARLRSIERRFGLELFHRTPAGVRTTPAGEAVASWAEEVLVAAEHFRVGVETLRDEQRRQLVVAASQTVSAHLLPAWLVALRARQVEAGIAPTAVRMLSGNSADVEAAVRAGDADLGFVESSVVAPDFSRSVVAQDALVVVVGVQHAWARRARVSPGEVADAALVMREEGSGTRRSWEQTARERLGRSPADPVAVLPTSAAVRSAVAEGVGPAVLSRRAVADDVHLGRLREIPWADEAVLRPITAVWRGTARDLSPVSRRLIEIAAQASRVEAARYRRRADGPHPRD; encoded by the coding sequence GTGGATGCCGACGAGACGAGAACGCCGGCCGGTCTGCACAGTGCCGGCCTTCACAGTGCTGGCCTTCACAGTGCTGGCCTTCACACCGCGGGCGACCTGCCCGACATCGCTGCGCTGCAGCTGCTCACCGCCACCGTCGTGTGCGGGTCGATCTCGGCCGCGGCGCGCGAGCTCGGCATCACCCAGCAGTCGGCATCCGCCCGGCTGCGCTCGATCGAGCGTCGGTTCGGGCTGGAGCTGTTCCACCGCACGCCCGCGGGGGTGCGCACGACGCCGGCGGGCGAGGCGGTGGCGTCGTGGGCCGAGGAGGTGCTCGTCGCCGCGGAGCATTTCCGTGTGGGCGTCGAGACACTGCGTGACGAGCAGCGCCGCCAGCTCGTAGTCGCGGCGAGCCAGACCGTGTCGGCCCATCTGCTGCCCGCGTGGCTCGTGGCGCTCCGCGCGCGACAGGTCGAGGCGGGGATCGCACCGACCGCGGTGCGCATGCTGTCGGGCAACAGCGCCGACGTCGAGGCGGCGGTGCGGGCGGGCGATGCCGATCTGGGGTTCGTCGAGTCGAGCGTCGTCGCCCCCGACTTCTCGCGCTCCGTCGTCGCGCAGGATGCGCTCGTGGTCGTCGTGGGCGTGCAGCACGCGTGGGCGCGGCGGGCCCGGGTGTCGCCCGGGGAGGTCGCGGATGCGGCGCTCGTCATGCGCGAGGAGGGCAGCGGCACGCGGCGCTCCTGGGAGCAGACGGCGCGCGAGCGCCTGGGGCGGAGCCCTGCCGATCCCGTCGCCGTGCTGCCGACCAGTGCGGCGGTGCGCTCCGCGGTGGCCGAGGGCGTCGGTCCTGCGGTGCTCTCGCGGCGCGCCGTCGCCGATGATGTGCACCTGGGCCGACTGCGGGAGATCCCGTGGGCCGATGAGGCGGTGCTGCGCCCGATCACCGCCGTGTGGCGCGGAACGGCGCGCGACCTGTCGCCGGTCAGCCGCCGCCTGATCGAGATCGCAGCGCAGGCGTCGCGCGTCGAGGCGGCGCGGTATCGTCGGCGTGCGGATGGTCCGCATCCGAGGGACTGA
- a CDS encoding cation:proton antiporter, producing MDAVVLIGMVAVLLWSLVSHRVERWGVAGPAGLLVLGAVSVVWDVEGFAGVIDRPASEKVVEVILAVLLFVDATEVKGGIFGNEGRVTLRLVLIALPLSLLLAAGAAALLLPMTLPLVAILIACIIMPTDFAPAAKILRMRHVPDRVRQILNVESGYNDGLVSPLFGMALPAAVVWSAFEHAPDGVEPGEEELVARVEQFMEAFLNAVPAAVVAILIGVALGFGVGVLVRIGRRHAFIADEGVRFVMALLPLVAYGISVIPMLNANGFVAAFVAGLAYRSARTRGEERPAIAHDELVLVEEVGTLASSFVWFVLGGAAVLAFASGMSWQIILLALLALTVLRVAPVYLSLMGSTLGRRDRLLVGALGPRGTASIVFGLLAYNALPDDEGVVVLMVMVATVVGSILLHGILAPLLLPRVSAREVRAPLPH from the coding sequence ATGGATGCCGTGGTGCTGATCGGCATGGTCGCCGTGCTGCTGTGGTCGCTCGTGTCGCACCGGGTGGAGCGCTGGGGGGTGGCGGGACCGGCCGGGCTTCTCGTGCTCGGGGCTGTCTCGGTCGTGTGGGATGTCGAGGGGTTCGCGGGGGTGATCGACCGGCCGGCGAGCGAGAAGGTCGTCGAGGTCATCCTCGCCGTGCTGCTGTTCGTCGACGCCACCGAGGTGAAGGGCGGGATCTTCGGAAACGAGGGACGGGTCACGCTGCGGCTCGTGCTCATCGCCCTGCCGCTGTCGCTGCTGCTCGCTGCTGGGGCAGCGGCCCTGCTGCTGCCGATGACGCTTCCGCTCGTGGCGATCCTCATCGCGTGCATCATCATGCCCACCGATTTCGCACCGGCGGCGAAGATCCTGCGGATGCGTCATGTTCCGGATCGGGTGCGCCAGATCCTCAATGTCGAGAGCGGGTACAACGACGGGCTGGTCTCGCCGCTGTTCGGTATGGCGCTGCCCGCCGCGGTCGTATGGTCGGCGTTCGAGCACGCACCCGACGGGGTCGAACCGGGCGAGGAGGAACTGGTCGCGCGGGTCGAGCAGTTCATGGAGGCGTTCCTCAACGCCGTGCCCGCGGCCGTCGTCGCGATCCTGATCGGAGTCGCTCTGGGGTTCGGCGTCGGCGTCCTGGTGCGGATCGGTCGACGGCACGCGTTCATCGCCGACGAAGGTGTGCGCTTCGTGATGGCCCTGCTGCCGCTGGTCGCCTACGGCATCTCGGTGATCCCGATGCTCAACGCCAACGGGTTCGTCGCGGCTTTCGTCGCCGGGCTCGCCTATCGCAGTGCCCGCACGCGCGGCGAGGAGCGACCGGCGATCGCCCATGACGAGCTCGTGCTCGTGGAGGAGGTCGGAACCCTCGCATCGTCCTTCGTCTGGTTCGTGCTCGGCGGTGCGGCCGTGCTCGCCTTCGCCTCGGGGATGTCGTGGCAGATCATCCTGCTGGCGCTGCTCGCGCTCACCGTGCTGCGGGTGGCGCCCGTGTACCTCTCGCTTATGGGCAGCACGCTGGGTCGTCGAGATCGCCTGCTCGTGGGCGCTCTCGGACCGCGCGGCACCGCGTCGATCGTGTTCGGCCTGCTCGCCTACAATGCCCTGCCCGACGACGAGGGTGTGGTCGTGCTGATGGTGATGGTGGCGACGGTGGTGGGCAGCATCCTCCTCCACGGGATCCTGGCTCCGCTGCTTCTGCCGAGGGTGAGCGCGCGCGAGGTCAGGGCGCCGCTGCCGCACTGA
- a CDS encoding glycoside hydrolase family 1 protein: MTDFVGDTARMLPKGFRIGAATASAQVEGAATAGRRTPSVWDAFAAQPGRILDGSTPAVTADSFHRYAEDVALLAELGADAYRFSLGWTRLQPGGRGPLDPEGVAYYDRLIDELLAAGIEPFVTISHWDLPVEYERGWLDRGTAEALGEFAGLVGERFGDRVAAWITINEPATVTLNGYALGIHAPGEALLFDALPTVHHQLLGHGLAVQALRAAGVTGGIGITNVHSPVVAASDSPDDAAMAALFDIVHNRVFADPVLLGRYPEVPEQFAELFGAFGSVPEADLATIAQPLDFYGLNYYMPTRIAAGAGTGESPDGEAAAMAELPFRLEALDEHPTTGFGWPIAPEYFGIALAEVRERYGDALPPVYITENGASFADAADAEGRVDDPDRIAYLAAHLGSALAAVAPGGAAEGVELRGYFVWSLLDNWEWAAGFTQRFGIVRVDFDSGRRIPKASYRWLQEVLRRRG; the protein is encoded by the coding sequence ATGACCGACTTCGTGGGCGACACGGCGCGGATGCTGCCGAAGGGATTCCGGATCGGCGCGGCCACCGCATCCGCGCAGGTCGAAGGAGCCGCGACCGCGGGGCGGCGCACGCCGAGCGTGTGGGATGCGTTCGCCGCGCAACCAGGGCGCATCCTCGACGGCAGCACGCCGGCCGTCACCGCCGACAGCTTCCACCGGTACGCGGAAGACGTTGCGCTGCTGGCCGAGCTCGGCGCGGACGCGTATCGGTTCTCGCTCGGATGGACCCGTCTGCAGCCGGGCGGGCGCGGGCCGCTGGATCCCGAGGGCGTCGCGTACTACGACCGCCTCATCGATGAGCTGCTCGCTGCCGGCATCGAGCCGTTCGTCACGATCTCGCACTGGGATCTGCCCGTGGAGTATGAGCGGGGCTGGCTCGACCGCGGTACCGCCGAGGCTCTGGGCGAGTTCGCCGGGCTGGTCGGTGAGCGCTTCGGCGACCGGGTGGCGGCGTGGATCACGATCAACGAGCCCGCCACCGTCACGCTCAACGGTTACGCCCTGGGCATCCACGCTCCGGGCGAGGCGCTGCTGTTCGACGCGCTGCCCACCGTGCATCACCAGCTGCTCGGGCACGGGCTGGCCGTGCAGGCGCTGCGGGCGGCCGGGGTGACCGGCGGCATCGGGATCACGAACGTGCACTCGCCCGTCGTCGCCGCATCCGATTCGCCCGACGATGCGGCGATGGCCGCCCTGTTCGACATCGTGCACAACCGCGTGTTCGCCGACCCCGTGCTGCTCGGCCGGTACCCCGAGGTGCCCGAGCAGTTCGCGGAGTTGTTCGGTGCGTTCGGCAGTGTTCCCGAGGCGGATCTTGCGACCATCGCGCAGCCACTGGACTTCTACGGGCTCAACTACTACATGCCCACGCGCATCGCCGCGGGCGCAGGAACGGGGGAGAGCCCCGACGGCGAGGCGGCCGCCATGGCAGAGCTGCCCTTCCGTCTCGAGGCGCTCGACGAGCATCCGACCACGGGCTTCGGCTGGCCCATCGCGCCCGAGTACTTCGGCATAGCGCTCGCCGAGGTGCGCGAGCGCTACGGCGATGCCCTGCCGCCGGTGTACATCACCGAGAACGGGGCGAGCTTCGCCGACGCCGCGGATGCCGAGGGCCGGGTCGACGACCCGGACCGGATCGCATACCTCGCGGCGCATCTCGGATCCGCGCTCGCCGCGGTCGCTCCCGGCGGTGCCGCCGAAGGCGTGGAGCTGCGCGGCTACTTCGTCTGGTCGCTGCTGGACAACTGGGAATGGGCGGCCGGCTTCACCCAGCGGTTCGGCATCGTCCGCGTCGATTTCGACTCGGGCCGGCGCATCCCGAAAGCCTCGTACCGCTGGCTGCAGGAGGTCCTGCGCCGTCGCGGGTGA
- a CDS encoding 1-phosphofructokinase family hexose kinase, which yields MKVVVASLNPAIERLLVVPTNTPGAVHRLTRSETLAGGKGVNVARVLQQLATPEFAISDTERVLSPILVGPLGGPTGELQAALMTAENLEAETVAISEWTRVNEVLVDQSDPENATVYNAVGPVLDDAEREALHALAATSIDDATFVICTGSLPPGLPSGFYADWIRAARAAGVPSLLDAHGAALAYGAEAVPTIVKVNRDELADLASAASTSSEKLVSKWLQDGTETVIITNGSGSAQARTSMEVLEIVPPRVNTRSSVGSGDAFTAGLVWSFLHHPHSSWAQHLTVGAACGASNATNTVARLSSEHPPRALVSDVVVRENRVRD from the coding sequence ATGAAGGTCGTAGTCGCTTCGCTCAATCCGGCCATCGAGCGACTGCTCGTCGTGCCCACCAACACCCCCGGCGCCGTCCACCGGCTCACGCGCAGCGAAACACTCGCAGGAGGGAAGGGCGTGAACGTCGCGCGCGTACTCCAGCAACTCGCGACCCCCGAGTTCGCGATCAGCGACACCGAACGTGTCCTGTCGCCGATTCTTGTCGGCCCGCTCGGAGGTCCTACTGGCGAACTGCAGGCCGCATTGATGACTGCGGAGAACCTCGAGGCCGAGACAGTCGCGATCTCCGAGTGGACGCGTGTCAACGAAGTGCTCGTAGATCAGTCAGACCCAGAGAATGCGACCGTCTACAACGCAGTTGGACCGGTACTGGACGACGCCGAGCGAGAAGCACTGCATGCACTGGCCGCCACCTCAATCGACGATGCGACGTTCGTCATCTGTACAGGCAGTCTGCCGCCGGGCCTCCCATCGGGGTTCTACGCAGATTGGATCCGAGCAGCTCGAGCTGCCGGTGTACCGTCGCTTCTCGACGCGCATGGTGCCGCGCTCGCCTACGGCGCGGAGGCTGTGCCGACCATCGTGAAGGTCAACCGTGATGAACTGGCAGACCTCGCATCCGCGGCATCGACAAGCTCGGAAAAGCTGGTCTCCAAGTGGCTGCAGGACGGCACTGAGACCGTGATCATCACCAACGGATCGGGTTCCGCGCAGGCGCGCACCTCAATGGAGGTGCTGGAGATCGTCCCACCGCGCGTCAATACTCGAAGCTCTGTCGGCTCTGGTGATGCCTTCACCGCAGGGCTCGTGTGGAGTTTCCTCCACCACCCGCACTCGTCGTGGGCACAGCACCTCACTGTGGGTGCGGCATGCGGTGCCTCCAACGCGACAAACACAGTTGCCCGGCTTTCTTCCGAGCACCCACCTCGCGCGCTCGTCAGCGACGTCGTCGTTCGCGAGAATCGCGTGCGCGACTGA
- a CDS encoding FGGY family carbohydrate kinase, translated as MWFLGIDVGTTHIKVVGITAEGLVLDPLRVRTPASVTNGETYHHGDAVWTHVQELVMEYAATLAAYSGALAAISIGTFGQEESFPVDEHGAPLAGSRAWWETWPRRVLVPQDVAWLDSPQHYSVSGMRFRDNQTPERIAQLRTQDAPVWARTAHWVDFGSFLGFCLSGEWAASTTQVTHSQLFDLATLKPHQPTLDRLGLASSLIVPVAHPGTRLGAIRADRLPGVELADDAAVYVGGHDQVLAAYANAMLTNCTVLDSIGTAEYVMITGTSTLPNEELWALCADVEPGWLEGQNVLGWGLPTGKILQQLADQLLDGDFDRLLAAINPDTGGTNAGADTVEFTVTDLRQINDELFTITGARAEDAPEQIVRSCVSQLSQRIGDTLALLAGRTLPNIDSVTLTGSLFQRAELVQHREQMWGIALHVSELGEAVAIGAAHLARSAHENSSAR; from the coding sequence CGGCGTCCGTGACCAACGGCGAAACCTACCACCACGGCGACGCCGTGTGGACTCACGTCCAAGAGCTCGTCATGGAGTATGCCGCAACGCTTGCGGCATACTCCGGCGCTCTTGCTGCAATCTCTATCGGAACGTTCGGGCAGGAGGAGTCTTTCCCTGTCGATGAGCACGGCGCACCCCTCGCTGGGTCCCGTGCATGGTGGGAGACGTGGCCCCGGCGCGTTCTCGTCCCTCAGGACGTCGCCTGGTTGGACTCACCGCAGCACTATTCGGTCTCCGGCATGCGGTTCCGCGACAACCAGACCCCCGAACGCATCGCGCAGCTCCGCACGCAGGACGCTCCCGTGTGGGCTCGCACCGCGCACTGGGTTGATTTCGGGAGTTTTCTCGGATTCTGCTTGTCCGGCGAATGGGCGGCGAGCACGACGCAGGTCACCCACAGCCAGCTGTTCGACCTCGCCACCCTCAAGCCGCACCAACCCACGCTGGATCGCCTGGGCCTCGCCTCGTCGCTCATCGTGCCAGTCGCCCACCCCGGAACACGGCTTGGAGCTATCCGCGCAGACCGCCTTCCCGGGGTCGAGCTCGCCGACGACGCGGCGGTCTATGTCGGTGGCCACGACCAGGTGTTGGCTGCCTACGCCAACGCCATGCTCACGAACTGCACCGTCCTCGATTCCATCGGAACCGCTGAGTACGTCATGATCACCGGTACCTCTACACTGCCGAACGAGGAGCTGTGGGCCCTGTGCGCGGATGTTGAGCCCGGATGGCTCGAGGGACAGAACGTTCTCGGGTGGGGCCTGCCCACGGGCAAGATCCTTCAGCAGCTCGCCGACCAACTCCTGGACGGCGATTTCGACCGTCTTCTCGCTGCTATCAATCCTGATACCGGAGGAACGAACGCAGGCGCAGACACGGTTGAGTTCACCGTCACCGACCTGCGCCAGATCAATGACGAGCTGTTCACCATCACCGGCGCACGTGCGGAAGACGCCCCCGAGCAGATCGTACGCTCATGCGTCTCACAGCTGTCACAGCGCATCGGCGATACGCTCGCTCTGCTCGCAGGGAGGACACTGCCGAACATCGACTCCGTAACACTCACCGGCTCATTGTTCCAACGCGCGGAGCTGGTGCAGCATCGCGAGCAGATGTGGGGCATCGCGCTGCATGTCAGCGAGCTCGGGGAAGCTGTCGCGATCGGTGCGGCGCACCTCGCCCGCTCCGCCCACGAGAATTCGAGTGCACGATGA